The stretch of DNA TCGCGGAAGGTGCCCGATTGGCGGAACAACTGGTCGACCAGCGTGGTCTTGCCGTGGTCGACGTGGGCGATGATCGCGATATTTCTGAGGGCGGACGACATTTTGCGAAAACTTCCGGTGAAATGCCGGAAGCAGGGCGCTTCCGGAGGGAGAACAGGGGCACCGCGGATGGGCGCGATGCGGTAGGCAATGTTTGTGGCGGGTTGGCGACAGCGCCGGACGCTACGGCATTCGCCGCGCAAGGCTCCGTGTGCTGCGATGCAACATCGCCGGCGCGCCTAGCAGGGGCGGGCGCGGGGGGCAAGCACCGGGGAGGCTCAAGCCCTTTCGCTGGGCCATCCCACTGTGACTCTTGCGCAACATTATCGCGATTGCCCCCTCAAAAGCGCCGGCGGAGCGCTTGTCGCCCGCGTCCGGCTGGCTTATCAGTCCGCCGACACGACCACGGGAGAGAGCGCACTGGGACGGTGCGTGCCCGCTTGAGGGCGCCGGGGTCGCGGGATTTTTGGAGAGGAGCTTCCATGCGTTCGACCTTCACCGGCATTGCCGGCGCATATCGATTCACCCTGCTTGCAGGCGCGGCCACGGCCCTTGCCCTGCCGAGCGTCGCTTTCGCTCAGGACGAGGGTGACGAGCCCGAAGTGCCCGAGGCCGACAACGTCATCATCGTTACCGCCTCGAAGCGCGAACAGACCCTGCAGGAAACCCCGATCGCGGTCTCGGTGACCAGCGGCGAGACCATCGAGCGTGCGCAGATCCGCGACGTGCTCGACCTGCAGACCGTGGTGCCTTCGCTGCGCGTCAGCCAGCTGCAGACCTCGTCGGCGACGACCTTCATCATCCGCGGCTTCGGCAACGGCGACAACAACTTCGGGATCGAGCCTTCGGTCGGCGTCTTCATCGACGGCGTGTTCCGCTCGCGCTCGGCCGCGGCGCTGTCCGACCTCAACATGATCCAGCGCGTCGAAGTGCTGAACGGGCCGCAATCGACCCTGTTCGGCAAGAACGCGAGCGCGGGCGTGATCTCGGTCGTCACCAAGGAGCCGGAATACCAGTTCGGCGGCCAGATCGAAGCGTCGTATGGCAATTACAACGCCGTCAACCTGCGCGGCGAAGTGACCGGCCCGATCACCGACAACATCGCCTGGTCGCTCGACGGCACCTATCAGCGGCGTGACGGTTTCGGCCGGATCGTCAACCTCGACAATGCCGAGATCAACGACCGCAACCGCTGGTCGGTGCGCGGCAACCTGCTGATCGAGCCGACCGCCGACATCAAGATCCGCCTGATCGCGGACTACACCAACATCGACGAAGTCTGCTGCCAGACCAGCAACCTCGTGGTCGGCCCGATCACCCAGCTCGCCGTCGGCGGCGTGGGCGGCCAGTTCCCGACCGACTTCTTCAGCTTCGACAACTACCTCAACGCCGTGCCGTTCAACAAGAACGAGAACTACGGCTTCTCGGGTCAGCTCGACTGGGCGTTCGGCAACATCAACCTGACCTCGATCACCGCCTATCGTGAACTCACCAACGCCTTCACGCAGGACGTTGACTTCACCTCGGCCGACATCACCGCCGAAACCCGCGATCAGGCGGTCGATACCTTCACGCAGGAACTGCGCCTGACGTCGGACTTCGACGGGCCGATCAACTTCCTGCTCGGCGGTTACTACTTCGACGAAAGCATCAGCCAGGACAGCAGCCTCTCGATCGGCAGCGATTTCCGTGATTTCGCCGCGATCCAGATCGCCGCTGCCTCCGCACCTCCGGGCACGCCCCCGGCCGCTCTGATCGCCGCCGGCAACGGCGTGCTGCAGGGCGTCGAGACCGCTTTCGGCCTGCCGGTCGGCTCGATCCTCGGAGGCACCGCGCTGACGCGCGAGCGTTTCGGATTGGACAACCAGTCCTGGTCGGTCTTCGGCACCGTGGATTTCGAGCCGCTGGACGGCCTCGTCTTCACCGCCGGGTTCAACTACACCGACGACCGCAAGGACTTCACCATCAATTATGATGCGCTGGATCCGCTTGCGAACATCAACCTGGTCGATGCCTTCATCACTCAGGCGACCGGCGGTGCGGTGACGACCCGCGCCCAGTTCCAGGCGCTGCCTTCGGCCAACCAGCAGGCGCTGCTCGCCGCCGCGACCAATCCGGCGGTCAACCCGCTGCTGGGCCTCACCGCGCTGCAGTTCCAGCCGCCTTCGCCCGACGTGCCCAACGCGGTCGAAGATGGCCGCACGCGCGACGATCAGCTGACCTATCTGTTCCGTGTTGCCTATCAGGCCTCGAACGAGCTCAACGTCTATGCGAGCTATTCGACCGGCTTCAAGGCGAGCTCGGTCAACCTGTCGCGTGACAGCCGTCCGCTTTCGACGGACTACATCCCCGGCCCCGGGCCGCGCGGTTCGACCTTCGGCGCACCGTCCTCGCCGATCATCGATGCCGGGCTGGCCACGCCGAACCTTTCGACCGGAACCCGCTTCGCCGGCCCGGAAGAAGCGCGCGTGATCGAAGTCGGCATGAAGGGCCAGTGGGAAGGCTGGGGCTTCAACCTCGCGGTCTTCGATCAGGAGATCGAAGGCTTCCAGAGCTTCCTGTTCACCGGCCTCGGCTTCGGCCTTGCCAATGCGGGCAAGCAGTCGGTGCGCGGGTTCGAGCTCGACACCACCATCCAGCCGGTCGATCCGCTGGTCCTGACCTTCGCGGTCACTCACCTCGATCCGCTGTATGACGACTTCACGGGCGGCCCGCTGGGCGACCTGTCGGGCCGTCGTCCGGCCGGTATCCCGGCGTGGAGCCTGCGGACGTCTGCCACCTACAGCCACGAATTCGGCAGCAGCAACAACTTCCTGATCACCCGCGTCGACTATGCGCATGACAGCCAGGTCAATATCCTCGACGGGATCACCGGCTTCAACGCCAACCAGTTCCGGCGGGAAGTCAACTTGGTCAACGCCTCGATGACGCTGTCGCTCGACAACGGGCTGGAGATCGGTGCGTTTGCGCGCAACCTGCTCGACGAGCAGTACGCGCTGACGATCTTCCCCAGCGTGGCGCAGGCCGGCACGGTGTCGGGCTATCCCAACCCGCCGCGCACCTACGGCGGTCTGGTGCGCTTCAAGTTCTGATCGCGCCGGGCTTCGGCCCCATGAAATTCAGGCCTCGCACCCTCGCGGTGCGGGGCCTTTTTCGTGGGGCATTGCGAGGCCCCACTTGCACGCCGCACGCGGGCGGGGAATGAAGCGCCATGCTCGATAGCCTGATCGATCCCTTCCGCCGCACCTTCGATTTTCGCACCCGTGCGCGGCGGCGCGAATACTGGCTGTTCATCGCCTGGCAGGTGCCGATCGTGCTCGGCGCGCTGCTGCTGGGGATCAATCTCATGCCGCGCGAGGACAGCGCCGCTGCGCTGCTGGGCGCGCCGCTGGTCTATGTGGCGATCTTCGGCCTGCCGACGCTGGCGCTGCAGGTGCGCCGCCTGCACGATGCGGACAAATCGGGCTGGTGGTGGCTGGTCAGCCTGATCCCCTATCTCGGGCTTGGCTGGCTGATCTATCTGATGTGCCTTCCCGGCACATGGGGCGACAACCGCTACGGCCCCGATCCGCGCCAGACCTGGCAGGGCGACCTGTTCGAGTAGTTTTCTGTTTGCCTCAAGCGCTTGGCCGGTGCAATCTCGGCCATCGCGGCAAACAGGGGTGGCCGCGCAAGGGGACTTCGATGATCGATATCGGGCGCGTGTTTTCGACCAGCTTTACGATGCTGCGTCAGCGGTTCTGGCCGCTGGTGGGGATGTGGGCGGTGTTTCTGGCGATCCAGATGGCCGCCTCCACCGTGCTGGCGGTGGTGATGGTGGTGGTCGGCATGGCGGGCGTTGCGGGCCTCGGCGCGGGGCTTGAAGACCCAGCCGCGTTCGGCGGGCTCGGGATCGTGATGATCGTCTTCATGGTGCTGTTCTACGGCGCCTACATCGTGCTGTTGCTGGCGCAGCAGGCGGCGATGGTGACGCTGGGCTCGCCGCTGGAAGAGCCCGCGTTCGGCACGGCGATGAACCGCGGGTTCCGCAGTGCGCTGCCGTTCTTCGGGCTCTCGGTGCTGCTGGTGCTTGGCTATTTCGCGCTGGCCGCAGCGGTAATGGCGGTGATGAGCCTTGCGAGCGTCGGCGGCGGCGCGGCGGGAGGATTCGTAAGCGGTCTGATCGGCCTCTTGATGCTGCCGCTGGTGATCTGGCTCGCCTGCCGCCTGTCGGTGCTGGTCGCGGTGGTCGCGGTGGATCAGGTGTTCAACCCGATCACCGCGCTGCGCCGCAGCTGGGCTGTGACGAAGGGCAAGACCTTGCGCATCCTGCTCGCACTCGCCGGTTTCATCGGCATCTCGCTGGTCGCGCTGGCAGTGCCCTTCATGCTGATCTTCTTCGCCGCCGACATGGCCGAATCCAGCCCCGGCGCAGGGATCGGGCTGGGGATCGTCGGCCTGCTGATCTTCGTGCCGCTTTTCGTGGTCTACACGATCTACACCGCCACCTTCACCGCGGCGCTGCATTGCGAAGTGACCGAGGGCGGGGCGGAGCGGTTGGAAGAGGTCTTCGCCTGAAGCCCGCGCCCTAAAGCTCCCGCAAGGCGCGCGCCGGTTTCGCCCGCAGCAGCGGCAGCGATCCGGCGAGCGCGAAAGCGAGCACCAGCGCCACGCCGAGCCCGAGCACGCCCAGCACCTCGGCCCAGTCGGGCAGCCAGTCGAATTCGAACAGCTGGGTGATCACCACCCAGGCGAGCCCGCCGCCAAGCCCCAGCGCCACGAGCGCCAGAACGCCCGCGAGCAGGCCGTATTCGGCCAGTTGCAGCAGCAGGATCTGCCGCCGGCTCGCGCCCAGCACGCGCAGCATCACCGTGTCATAGGTGCGCGCGGCGCGTGCCGCGGCGATCGCGCCCATCAGCACCGCGAGGCCCGCGAGCACCGTCACCGCCGCCGCGGCCAGCGTCGCAAGGCTCACCTGTTCGAGCAGCTTCCTTGCCTCGACCAGAATGCCGCCGACCTCGATCACCGAGGACGAGGGCATTTCCTTCACCAGCGCCCGCAGCAACGCCCCGCGCGCGGCGGTGTCGGCCCCTTCGGGCAGGTCGATCGTGGCCGACAGGTTGTGCGGCGCGTCTTGAATCGCGTTGCGGCTGAATACCAACGCGAAATTGAAGCCCATGCTCTCCCAGTCGATCTCACGCAGGTTCGCGACCCGCGCGGTGCGCTCGACCCCGAGGATGGCGATGGTGAGATAGTCGCCCACCTCCAGCCCCACCGCATTGGCGAAATCGGCATCGACCGAGACCAGCGGCTCGCCATCGTGGAATGGGCTCCACCACTGGCCTTGGGTCACACGGTTGCCTTCGGGCGGGGTGTCGGCATAGGTCAGCCCGCGCTCGCCGCGCAGCGCCCAGGCGCCCTCGGGGATTTCCGCCAGATCGGCGACGCGGGTCATGCTGTCCTTCGGCCCATAGGCGATCACCGCCCCGCGCATGGTCGGCACGGTGCGGATGGCGGCCTTGGGAAAATCCTGCTGGATCAGCTGGAAGAAGCGCGGTTCCTTGTCGCGCGGCACGTCGAGCACGAAGTAGTCGGGGGCTTCGCGGGGGACGCGCTGCGCGATATTGCCGTCGATCGCGCTTTGCACCGCGGCGAGCAGCACGAAGGCGGCAAGGCCGAAGCCGAGCGCGGTCACCAGCGCGCCGGTGGGCGCACCGGGGCGGTGGATGTTGGCAAGCGCGCTTCTCAGCAGAGGATTGCGCGGGCGCGGCAGACTGCGCGCGAGGCGCTGGATCGCCAAGCCGAGCCCCGCCAGCACCGCCAGCGCGGCCCCCGCACCGATCAGGAATCCGCCCGACAGCATCGGCTGTGCGGTCGTCAGCAGCGCCAGCGCGCAGATCGCGGCCAGCCCCAGCGCAGTCGCCAGCAGCGCACGCCGGTCGCGCGCCAGCGGCACGATCCCCGAGCGCATCAGCGCCATCGCCGGAAAGGTGCGCGCGCGCAGCAAGGGCGCGGCGGCGAAGGCGAAGGCGACCAGCAGGCCATAGCCCGCCGCCAGCGCCAGCGCAGCGGGCGCGATGATAAAGCCGCTCTCGACCGGCAGCAGCCCTTGCAATGCGCCCGCCAGCAGCGGCGTCACCAGCACGCCCGCCGCCAGCCCCAACGCACTGCCCACCAGCGCCGCGACGCCGATCTGCAACGCA from Porphyrobacter sp. YT40 encodes:
- a CDS encoding FtsX-like permease family protein; this encodes MSLPMGTAWRIARRDLNARFKGLRLLLVCIFLGTAALAAIGTLTSAIERELESSGQELLGGDLEVEVWQRDLTPEERAALAEYGEVSSGYRMQAMASTPDAAAPIELKAVDAKWPMFGTLTLTDGRKVGAPGGNDAWIAQTALERLGIKVGDSFKVGTATLRVAGIIADEPDRLSEGFQLGPTIIVAQDVPAKAGLLQPGALYQSKHRVAFSNPARDPESVEEALTEAYPTAGFDIRTRDRASPGADRFVRQMSDFLTLVGLAALVIAGIGIAGGVSSYLDQRRASIATLKVLGATSADIVRVYALQIGVAALVGSALGLAAGVLVTPLLAGALQGLLPVESGFIIAPAALALAAGYGLLVAFAFAAAPLLRARTFPAMALMRSGIVPLARDRRALLATALGLAAICALALLTTAQPMLSGGFLIGAGAALAVLAGLGLAIQRLARSLPRPRNPLLRSALANIHRPGAPTGALVTALGFGLAAFVLLAAVQSAIDGNIAQRVPREAPDYFVLDVPRDKEPRFFQLIQQDFPKAAIRTVPTMRGAVIAYGPKDSMTRVADLAEIPEGAWALRGERGLTYADTPPEGNRVTQGQWWSPFHDGEPLVSVDADFANAVGLEVGDYLTIAILGVERTARVANLREIDWESMGFNFALVFSRNAIQDAPHNLSATIDLPEGADTAARGALLRALVKEMPSSSVIEVGGILVEARKLLEQVSLATLAAAAVTVLAGLAVLMGAIAAARAARTYDTVMLRVLGASRRQILLLQLAEYGLLAGVLALVALGLGGGLAWVVITQLFEFDWLPDWAEVLGVLGLGVALVLAFALAGSLPLLRAKPARALREL
- a CDS encoding DUF805 domain-containing protein, translating into MLDSLIDPFRRTFDFRTRARRREYWLFIAWQVPIVLGALLLGINLMPREDSAAALLGAPLVYVAIFGLPTLALQVRRLHDADKSGWWWLVSLIPYLGLGWLIYLMCLPGTWGDNRYGPDPRQTWQGDLFE
- a CDS encoding TonB-dependent receptor yields the protein MRSTFTGIAGAYRFTLLAGAATALALPSVAFAQDEGDEPEVPEADNVIIVTASKREQTLQETPIAVSVTSGETIERAQIRDVLDLQTVVPSLRVSQLQTSSATTFIIRGFGNGDNNFGIEPSVGVFIDGVFRSRSAAALSDLNMIQRVEVLNGPQSTLFGKNASAGVISVVTKEPEYQFGGQIEASYGNYNAVNLRGEVTGPITDNIAWSLDGTYQRRDGFGRIVNLDNAEINDRNRWSVRGNLLIEPTADIKIRLIADYTNIDEVCCQTSNLVVGPITQLAVGGVGGQFPTDFFSFDNYLNAVPFNKNENYGFSGQLDWAFGNINLTSITAYRELTNAFTQDVDFTSADITAETRDQAVDTFTQELRLTSDFDGPINFLLGGYYFDESISQDSSLSIGSDFRDFAAIQIAAASAPPGTPPAALIAAGNGVLQGVETAFGLPVGSILGGTALTRERFGLDNQSWSVFGTVDFEPLDGLVFTAGFNYTDDRKDFTINYDALDPLANINLVDAFITQATGGAVTTRAQFQALPSANQQALLAAATNPAVNPLLGLTALQFQPPSPDVPNAVEDGRTRDDQLTYLFRVAYQASNELNVYASYSTGFKASSVNLSRDSRPLSTDYIPGPGPRGSTFGAPSSPIIDAGLATPNLSTGTRFAGPEEARVIEVGMKGQWEGWGFNLAVFDQEIEGFQSFLFTGLGFGLANAGKQSVRGFELDTTIQPVDPLVLTFAVTHLDPLYDDFTGGPLGDLSGRRPAGIPAWSLRTSATYSHEFGSSNNFLITRVDYAHDSQVNILDGITGFNANQFRREVNLVNASMTLSLDNGLEIGAFARNLLDEQYALTIFPSVAQAGTVSGYPNPPRTYGGLVRFKF